The following proteins are co-located in the Dehalococcoidales bacterium genome:
- the rplJ gene encoding 50S ribosomal protein L10: MPTEKKEKAVESLREVFAKSNIGIMTDYRGLKTSEINELRRKLREADVEYKVVKNSLAQIAAKDAGLEYLEGAFQGPMAVAFGYGEATKTIKTLADYIRTSKSSLKIIGGFLEDKVLTVQELDTLAKLPSREVLLARVIGGIQSPISGIVNVLAAPMRGLAQVLQGRISQLEAK; encoded by the coding sequence ATGCCGACGGAAAAGAAAGAAAAAGCCGTAGAAAGTCTGCGGGAGGTATTCGCCAAAAGCAATATCGGCATCATGACCGATTACCGTGGCTTGAAGACCTCTGAGATTAACGAGCTGCGCCGCAAACTCAGGGAAGCGGACGTGGAATACAAGGTGGTCAAAAACTCGCTGGCGCAGATTGCCGCTAAGGACGCCGGGCTGGAATACCTGGAAGGCGCTTTCCAGGGCCCGATGGCCGTGGCCTTCGGCTATGGCGAAGCTACTAAGACCATCAAGACCCTGGCCGACTATATTCGTACTTCTAAGTCCTCCCTCAAAATTATTGGCGGGTTCCTGGAGGACAAAGTTTTAACCGTGCAGGAGCTGGATACTCTGGCTAAACTGCCGTCCCGGGAAGTGCTGCTGGCTAGAGTCATCGGCGGCATACAGAGTCCCATTAGTGGCATTGTGAATGTGCTCGCGGCCCCCATGAGAGGGCTGGCGCAGGTATTACAGGGAAGAATAAGTCAACTGGAGGCTAAATAA
- the rplA gene encoding 50S ribosomal protein L1 → MVKHGKKYEATIAKIEKNAAYQPKDAIELVKKSAPAKFDETVELHLRTGLDPKNATQQLRGVALLPHGLGKKVRVLVFAQGEAERIASSAGADIVGGDDLVKKIEGGWVEFDTAIAVPEMMGKVGKLGKVLGRKGLMPNPKAGTVVAMNDLPRVIEDARKGRVEYKLDKTAIIHVPLGKVSFAEQALLENLTAVIEAVVKAKPTGSKGQYIKSIYITTTMGPSVKLDLTAATALTAS, encoded by the coding sequence ATGGTAAAACACGGTAAAAAATATGAAGCAACTATCGCTAAAATAGAAAAGAACGCTGCCTATCAGCCGAAGGACGCCATTGAGCTGGTAAAAAAATCAGCCCCGGCCAAATTCGATGAGACGGTGGAGCTGCACCTGCGCACCGGGCTTGACCCGAAGAATGCCACCCAGCAGTTAAGAGGGGTGGCGCTTTTGCCGCACGGTCTGGGCAAAAAGGTGCGCGTGCTCGTTTTCGCCCAGGGCGAAGCGGAGAGGATCGCCAGCAGCGCCGGCGCTGACATCGTCGGCGGTGACGACCTCGTTAAGAAAATCGAGGGCGGCTGGGTGGAGTTCGATACCGCTATCGCCGTGCCGGAAATGATGGGCAAGGTTGGTAAACTCGGTAAAGTGCTGGGCCGCAAAGGGCTTATGCCCAACCCCAAGGCCGGTACGGTGGTCGCCATGAATGACCTGCCCCGCGTTATTGAAGATGCCCGCAAGGGCCGCGTGGAATACAAGCTGGACAAGACCGCCATCATTCACGTGCCGCTGGGCAAGGTAAGCTTCGCCGAGCAGGCGCTGCTGGAAAACCTGACGGCCGTCATTGAGGCGGTGGTCAAGGCCAAGCCCACCGGCTCCAAAGGGCAGTATATCAAGAGCATCTATATCACCACTACTATGGGACCCAGCGTTAAGCTCGACCTTACCGCCGCTACGGCCTTAACCGCCAGCTAA
- the rplK gene encoding 50S ribosomal protein L11, whose product MAKKVKAMIKLQIPAGQANPAPPVGPALGQHGLNIMAFCKEYNERTASQAGSIIPVEITVYDDRTYTFVTRTPPASDLIKKAMGIEKAGGRAGHDVAGTIPRKKVREIAELKMKDLHANSIEAAEKTIEGTARSMGIKVE is encoded by the coding sequence ATGGCCAAAAAAGTAAAAGCAATGATTAAACTGCAGATACCCGCCGGACAGGCAAACCCGGCGCCGCCGGTCGGCCCGGCTCTGGGCCAGCACGGCTTGAATATCATGGCATTCTGCAAGGAATACAATGAGCGCACCGCCAGCCAGGCCGGGTCCATCATCCCGGTGGAAATCACCGTCTATGATGACCGCACCTATACCTTCGTTACCCGCACCCCCCCGGCTTCTGATTTGATTAAGAAAGCCATGGGTATAGAAAAAGCGGGCGGCCGGGCCGGGCATGATGTCGCCGGGACTATCCCGCGGAAGAAAGTCCGGGAAATAGCCGAGCTTAAGATGAAAGACCTCCACGCCAACAGTATCGAGGCGGCGGAAAAAACTATCGAGGGGACGGCCCGGAGTATGGGAATAAAGGTGGAGTAA
- the nusG gene encoding transcription termination/antitermination protein NusG produces MADSDKQWYVIHTYSGHEERVKKNLEQRIKFMDSNSEIARIEIPQEQEIEVRGGKRRTVTKKILPGYVLVNMKMDENTWSVVRNTPGVTGFVGSGNTPTPLREKEVSEILKQMSAEAPKVKVGFRKGQSVRVTDGPFIDFVGIVDEINMEKGKVKVLLSLFGQETPVELDFLQIDKL; encoded by the coding sequence GTGGCGGATAGTGATAAACAGTGGTACGTCATTCATACCTATTCCGGTCATGAAGAGCGTGTCAAGAAAAATCTGGAGCAGCGCATCAAGTTCATGGACTCCAACAGTGAGATTGCGCGTATAGAAATACCCCAGGAACAGGAAATTGAAGTGCGGGGCGGCAAGCGCCGTACCGTCACCAAGAAAATATTGCCCGGCTACGTCCTGGTGAATATGAAAATGGATGAAAACACCTGGAGCGTGGTGCGCAATACCCCCGGCGTTACCGGCTTTGTCGGCAGCGGCAATACCCCCACCCCCCTCCGTGAAAAAGAAGTCAGCGAGATTCTTAAGCAAATGTCCGCCGAGGCCCCCAAGGTCAAGGTTGGCTTCCGCAAAGGGCAGAGCGTCCGCGTCACGGACGGCCCGTTCATCGACTTCGTTGGCATTGTTGACGAGATTAACATGGAAAAAGGCAAAGTCAAGGTGCTTCTCTCCTTATTCGGCCAGGAAACGCCGGTGGAGCTTGACTTTTTACAGATAGATAAATTATAG
- the secE gene encoding preprotein translocase subunit SecE yields the protein MTQPHATKKKGFRLFKYFGEIITELKKVVWLTRREVAYLTGLVLVVTIIAGVVLGLLDYGFSELVSKVFLR from the coding sequence ATGACACAGCCGCATGCCACCAAGAAAAAGGGTTTCAGGCTATTTAAATACTTCGGTGAAATTATCACCGAGTTGAAAAAGGTAGTCTGGCTTACCCGCCGGGAAGTGGCCTATCTGACCGGGCTGGTGCTCGTGGTCACCATCATCGCCGGCGTCGTGCTGGGTCTGCTGGACTACGGGTTTTCCGAGTTGGTCAGTAAGGTCTTCCTGCGTTGA
- the rpmG gene encoding 50S ribosomal protein L33 produces the protein MAKKAEARGIIYLACSECKERNYTSTKNRKNDSQRLELNKYCPTCRMHRMHKETK, from the coding sequence ATGGCTAAAAAAGCTGAAGCCAGGGGTATTATCTACCTTGCCTGTTCCGAGTGCAAGGAGCGGAACTATACCTCTACTAAAAACAGGAAAAATGATTCCCAGCGCCTGGAGCTGAACAAGTATTGTCCTACCTGCCGCATGCACCGCATGCATAAGGAGACCAAGTAA
- the tuf gene encoding elongation factor Tu has translation MAKQKFDRSKPHVNVGTIGHVDHGKTTLTAAITLVLSKAGMASYRAFDSIDNAPEEKSRGMTIAIAHVEYETAKRHYAHIDCPGHADFIKNMITGAAQMDGAILVVSAPDGPMPQTREHVLLARQVQVPYIVVALNKVDAMEDPELLELVEVEVRELLTKYEFPGEKTPVVRVSAIKALDCGCGKRECQWCGAILKLMDAVDDFIPTPQRAKDQPFLMHIEDVFSIKGRGTVPTGRVERGVAKVGDEVEIVGLHHQPRKVVITGLEMFHKSLDQAEAGDAVGALLRGVEREDIERGMVLAAPGSIKPHTYAEAQVYVLGKDEGGRHTPFFNGYKPQFYLRTTDVTGTIELPEGVEMVMPGDNINMKIKLIYPVALEVGLRFAIREGGRTVGAGSIIRIIE, from the coding sequence ATGGCAAAGCAGAAATTTGATAGGTCAAAACCGCATGTAAACGTTGGCACGATCGGTCACGTCGACCACGGCAAGACGACTTTAACCGCAGCTATCACGCTGGTCTTGTCCAAAGCCGGCATGGCTTCATACCGCGCCTTTGATTCGATTGATAACGCCCCGGAAGAAAAGTCCAGGGGCATGACCATCGCTATCGCCCACGTCGAGTACGAAACGGCGAAAAGGCACTATGCCCACATCGACTGCCCCGGACACGCTGATTTCATCAAGAACATGATTACCGGCGCCGCTCAGATGGATGGCGCCATTCTCGTGGTAAGCGCCCCGGACGGCCCCATGCCCCAGACCAGGGAGCACGTGCTTTTGGCCCGCCAGGTGCAGGTGCCTTACATCGTCGTCGCCCTCAATAAAGTAGACGCCATGGAAGACCCTGAGCTGCTGGAGCTGGTAGAGGTGGAAGTCAGGGAGCTGCTCACCAAGTACGAGTTCCCCGGCGAAAAGACCCCCGTCGTAAGGGTAAGCGCCATCAAAGCCCTGGATTGCGGCTGCGGCAAACGCGAATGCCAGTGGTGCGGCGCTATCCTAAAGCTGATGGATGCCGTTGATGATTTCATCCCCACCCCACAGCGCGCCAAGGACCAGCCCTTCCTGATGCACATTGAAGATGTTTTCAGCATCAAGGGGCGCGGCACTGTGCCTACGGGCAGGGTGGAGCGTGGCGTTGCCAAGGTCGGCGATGAAGTTGAAATTGTCGGCCTGCACCATCAGCCGCGTAAAGTGGTTATCACCGGTCTGGAAATGTTCCATAAATCGCTTGACCAGGCGGAAGCCGGCGACGCCGTCGGCGCTCTGCTGAGAGGCGTTGAGCGTGAGGATATCGAGCGCGGCATGGTGCTCGCGGCGCCCGGTTCCATCAAACCGCATACCTACGCCGAGGCTCAGGTTTACGTCCTGGGTAAAGATGAAGGCGGCCGCCATACGCCGTTCTTTAACGGCTACAAACCCCAGTTCTACCTCCGCACCACGGATGTCACCGGCACTATCGAACTCCCGGAAGGGGTGGAAATGGTCATGCCCGGTGATAACATCAACATGAAGATAAAGCTCATCTACCCGGTCGCTCTGGAAGTGGGTTTGAGGTTCGCCATTCGTGAAGGAGGAAGAACGGTAGGTGCCGGCAGCATCATCCGTATCATTGAATAA
- a CDS encoding rhomboid family intramembrane serine protease, which translates to MPLSDRDYMRSSPPPRRSYRRSLNLDFGVNPVMALIIANLILFVAVLVSPNQLFPYGSGQVISDRFTYYLGLIPHYFPSHPWTIVTAMFIHAGFWHIFGNMLTLFFFGSFLYRLIGGVKFLLVYFIGGIVGNALCLLLGNDLSLFIGASGAIYAIAGAMVVMVPKLPVRLYFLIPVPLWLVVLVFYGLWSIPGVGGSNIAWQAHLGGLVVGLIAGFLLRKRIRLDLYR; encoded by the coding sequence GTGCCGTTAAGTGATAGAGATTATATGCGCTCCTCCCCCCCGCCCCGCCGGAGCTACCGCCGCTCGCTCAACCTTGATTTCGGTGTAAACCCGGTCATGGCGCTGATTATCGCCAACCTTATTTTATTCGTCGCCGTGCTCGTTTCACCTAATCAATTGTTTCCTTACGGCTCCGGACAGGTTATCAGTGACCGTTTTACCTATTACCTGGGCCTGATACCCCACTATTTCCCCAGCCATCCCTGGACTATTGTTACCGCCATGTTCATCCATGCCGGGTTCTGGCACATCTTCGGCAATATGCTTACCCTTTTCTTCTTCGGCTCCTTTCTCTACCGTTTGATCGGCGGTGTTAAATTTCTCCTGGTTTACTTCATCGGCGGGATTGTGGGCAATGCCTTGTGCCTGCTGCTGGGTAATGACCTGAGCCTGTTCATCGGCGCCTCCGGGGCTATCTATGCCATCGCCGGCGCGATGGTGGTCATGGTCCCCAAACTGCCGGTGCGGCTGTATTTCCTGATACCCGTACCCCTGTGGCTGGTCGTCCTCGTTTTCTACGGGCTGTGGTCTATCCCCGGCGTGGGGGGCTCGAATATCGCCTGGCAGGCCCACCTCGGAGGGCTGGTGGTGGGGCTGATCGCCGGGTTCCTCCTGCGGAAACGGATACGCCTTGATTTATACCGCTGA